GGCTTCTTGGTAAGGCTGTGTTGCAGCCTGGCGAACCACAGGTAAATCACCGGCGTGGTGTACAGTGTGAGCGCCTGGGAGAAGATGAGGCCGCCGATAATGGAAATGCCCAGCGGACGGCGAAGCTCCGAGCCAACGCCGCCGCCGAACGCCAGCGGTACTGCCGCGAACAGAGCGGCGAGCGTGGTCATCATGATGGGCCTGAAGCGCAGCAGGCTCGCCTGATAGATCGCCTCCCGCGGAGGCTTTCCCTCCTCCCGCTCCGCCTGCAGGGCGAAGTCGACCATCATGATGCCGTTCTTCTTGACGATGCCGATGAGCAGGATTATGCCGATAAGCGCGATGATGCTGAATTCCATGCGGAAGAGCAGAAGTGCCCCCAGCGCGCCCACGCCGGCCGATGGAAGTGTGGACAGGATCGTAACCGGGTGGACGTAACTCTCGTACAGTACTCCCAGCACGATATACACGGTGATGAGCGCGGCCAGGATCAGAAAAAACTCATTTGTCAATGACGACTGCAACGCCTCGGCCGTTCCCTGGAAGGTGGCGTAAATCGACGGCGGCAGCCCGATCTTTTTGGCCTCGGCCAGCACAATCTTTATCGCCTTGCCCAGCGAAACACCCGGGGCGAGGTTGAAGGACACCAGCGACGCCGGGAACTGGCCCTGGCGGCCCACGGTAAGAACGCTTGTCGTGTCGGTCACGCGGGAGATCGCGCCGAGCGGCACGCGGCCGTTTGTCGCGCTTCGTAAGTAAAGGTCGCGAAGCAGGTCCGGGTTCTTACCGAACTCCGGCTTTACTTCCAGGATCACGCGGTACTGGGACAACTGGGTGAAAATCGTGGATATCATGCGCTGGCCGTAGGCATCGTATAGGGCGTTGTCCACGTCCATTGCCGTGAGGCCGAGGCGGGCGGCCGTGGGCCGGTCGATGGAAAGCCGCGCCTGCAGGCCGTGCAGCTGCTGGTCGCTCGACACGTCCGCCAGTTCGGGCCTTGTCGAAAGGTCCTCCACCAGCCGCTGCGTCCACAGGCCCAGCTCGCCGGCGTCCGGGTCTTCGAGGCTGTACTGGTACAGGCTCTTGCTGACGCTGCTCTCTATTGTCAAGTCCTGCACCGGCAGCATGAACAGCCGGATGCCGGGAATGCCGCGCGTCTCGCTGACCAGCCTGCGAATCACTTCCGTGGCGTCGACTTTGCGTTTGCCCTCGGGCTTCAGGTTGATGAGCAGCCTGCCCGCGTTAAGCGTCTGGTTCGTGCCATCCACACCGATGAAGGAAGACAGGCTTTGAACCGCGGAATCGGAAAGCACGGCGCGGGCAAGCGTTCGTTGCAGCGACGCCATTGCGGGAAAGGACACGCTTTGCGAGGCCTCGGTGAATCCGGCGACCATGCCCGTGTCTTGAACGGGGAAAAAACCCTTGGGGATCACGAAGAAGAGCAGCACCGTAACCGCCAGCGTACCCACGGCGACAAGAAGCATGGGGCCTTGCCTATCCAACACCCATCGGAGCGAATTTCCGTACCCAGCGATGATATTGTCGAAAACCCGCTGCGAGCTTTTGTAAACGGGATTCTGCTCTTGCTCGGGCCTGCGGCGCAAAAGGAGCGCGCACATCATGGGAGTGAGGGTGAGAGAGACGATTGCCGATATGAGAATGGTTACGCCCAGGGTGATGGAAAACTCACGGAAAAGCCTTCCCACCACGTCGCCCATGAAAAGAAGCGGAATCAGCACGGCGATAAGCGAAATCGTAAGCGATATGATGGTGAAGGCGATCTGCTTCGATCCCTTGAGCGCCGCATCAATCGGCGAATATCCTTCCTCGATAAAGCGGGAGATGTTTTCGATCATCACGATCGCGTCGTCAACCACGAAGCCCGCCGAAATGGCGAGCGCCATGAGCGTGAGATTGTTGAGCGAAAACCCGAGCAGGTACATGATGCCGAACGTGCCGACCAGCGAGAGCGGAACCGCCAGCCCGGGAATGAGCGTGCCTGCCGACGTGCGCAGAAACACGAAAATCACCGCAACCACCAGGAAACACGCCAGTATCAGCTCGACTTCCACGTCGTGGACCGAGGCGCGTATGGTGACCGTACGGTCGCTCAGGATTTCCGCCTTCACGCCCGGCGGCAGCATGGTCTGCAATTGCGGCAGCACCTGCTTGATCCTGTCGACCACCGCGATCACGTTGGAGCCAGGCTGGCGCTGGATGTTGAGCACCACTGACGGCGTGTCGTCCTTCCAAGCGGAAAGCTGCGAGTTTTCCACATCGTCAACCACGTCGGCCACATCGGACACGCGTACCGGAGAGCCATTGCGGAATGCGATGATAAGCGGCTTGTACTGATCGCTGGACGAAAGCTGATCGTTTGCGCCGATAGTGGACGCCTGGTGCGGGCCGTCGAAGCTGCCCTTGGCCGCGTCGACGTTCTGCGCCGATACGGCCGTGCGCAGGTCCTCCAGCGTAAGGTTGTACGAGGCCAGC
This region of Chitinivibrionales bacterium genomic DNA includes:
- a CDS encoding efflux RND transporter permease subunit, whose translation is MNPSRIFIVRPIATSLIMAAIFLAGLFAFKQLPLSALPQVDYPTMQVLTLYPGASPEVLATTVTAPLERQFGQMAGLRRMTSASSGGASVITLQFDLKQTLDVAEQEVQAAINAATTFLPTDLPTPPVYSKVNPADAPVMTVALTSTTLPLAQVEDAAETRLAPKISEVPGVGLVTVGGGRRPAVRIQVNPTALASYNLTLEDLRTAVSAQNVDAAKGSFDGPHQASTIGANDQLSSSDQYKPLIIAFRNGSPVRVSDVADVVDDVENSQLSAWKDDTPSVVLNIQRQPGSNVIAVVDRIKQVLPQLQTMLPPGVKAEILSDRTVTIRASVHDVEVELILACFLVVAVIFVFLRTSAGTLIPGLAVPLSLVGTFGIMYLLGFSLNNLTLMALAISAGFVVDDAIVMIENISRFIEEGYSPIDAALKGSKQIAFTIISLTISLIAVLIPLLFMGDVVGRLFREFSITLGVTILISAIVSLTLTPMMCALLLRRRPEQEQNPVYKSSQRVFDNIIAGYGNSLRWVLDRQGPMLLVAVGTLAVTVLLFFVIPKGFFPVQDTGMVAGFTEASQSVSFPAMASLQRTLARAVLSDSAVQSLSSFIGVDGTNQTLNAGRLLINLKPEGKRKVDATEVIRRLVSETRGIPGIRLFMLPVQDLTIESSVSKSLYQYSLEDPDAGELGLWTQRLVEDLSTRPELADVSSDQQLHGLQARLSIDRPTAARLGLTAMDVDNALYDAYGQRMISTIFTQLSQYRVILEVKPEFGKNPDLLRDLYLRSATNGRVPLGAISRVTDTTSVLTVGRQGQFPASLVSFNLAPGVSLGKAIKIVLAEAKKIGLPPSIYATFQGTAEALQSSLTNEFFLILAALITVYIVLGVLYESYVHPVTILSTLPSAGVGALGALLLFRMEFSIIALIGIILLIGIVKKNGIMMVDFALQAEREEGKPPREAIYQASLLRFRPIMMTTLAALFAAVPLAFGGGVGSELRRPLGISIIGGLIFSQALTLYTTPVIYLWFARLQHSLTKKPASGRSG